The following proteins come from a genomic window of Mycobacterium sp. DL:
- a CDS encoding cytochrome P450, with amino-acid sequence MATETTEPVHLPPGPRWPKLIQGGVVLALRYQSVAALGRKYGSSFTLSLPALGHAVVVSDPVLVKDLFSTSRDLIGRPKQNLGKEVLGEGSIFNLEGDALQARRKILLPPFHGKSMRTYERITEEEVAREIATWQEGVEFSTLEPMTRITLNTILRAIFGAEGPALDKLRVLIPAAVNFGSRLALAPAVVKRDFGPWSPGGRFAHFKREVDDVIFTLMNDARSDPHFEERADVLSLLLQARYENGEPLSDRHIADELLTELVAGHETTSTQLAWALERIRRHPAVLKRLADEVDSGGSDYMMAVLAEVQRTRPVLTAALRRTRKRIKLGEWVIPEDTIVMASTQLAMAAEQSFPDAATFKPERFVDQAPNPFAWIPFGGGMMRCIGASFATMEMDVTLRTILREFRLEPTDAPDERIHTRGVTVAPGRGGRLVVHRRGAETAGDASAAPSHRHTAT; translated from the coding sequence GCTCTGCGGTATCAGTCAGTCGCGGCGCTTGGGCGCAAGTACGGGTCGTCGTTCACCCTCAGCTTGCCAGCCCTCGGACACGCGGTCGTAGTGAGCGATCCCGTTCTCGTCAAGGACCTATTCAGCACCAGCCGGGATCTAATCGGGCGCCCCAAGCAGAACTTGGGAAAGGAAGTTCTCGGTGAGGGCTCGATTTTCAATCTCGAAGGCGACGCACTGCAGGCCCGCCGGAAGATCCTGCTTCCGCCGTTTCACGGCAAGAGTATGCGTACTTACGAGCGCATCACCGAAGAAGAAGTGGCCCGCGAAATCGCGACATGGCAGGAGGGGGTCGAGTTCAGCACACTGGAACCGATGACCCGGATCACCCTGAACACGATTCTGCGTGCAATCTTCGGCGCCGAAGGGCCCGCGCTGGACAAGCTGCGTGTGCTGATCCCCGCGGCGGTCAACTTCGGATCTCGCCTGGCGTTGGCCCCAGCCGTGGTAAAACGTGACTTCGGCCCTTGGAGCCCGGGTGGCCGCTTCGCCCATTTCAAGCGTGAGGTAGATGATGTCATCTTCACGCTGATGAACGACGCGCGGTCAGATCCGCACTTCGAGGAACGCGCAGATGTCTTGTCGCTGCTCTTGCAGGCCCGCTACGAGAACGGCGAACCGCTGTCCGATCGGCATATCGCCGACGAGCTGCTGACCGAACTCGTGGCCGGACACGAGACGACATCGACTCAGCTGGCGTGGGCCCTCGAACGTATTCGTCGGCACCCGGCGGTGTTGAAACGCTTGGCCGACGAGGTCGATTCCGGCGGGTCAGATTACATGATGGCCGTGCTCGCTGAGGTGCAACGCACTCGACCAGTGCTGACGGCAGCGCTGCGTAGGACAAGAAAGCGAATCAAGTTGGGGGAGTGGGTGATTCCAGAGGACACTATCGTTATGGCTAGCACTCAACTCGCGATGGCAGCGGAACAGAGCTTCCCGGACGCGGCGACGTTCAAGCCTGAACGGTTTGTTGACCAGGCACCCAATCCGTTCGCCTGGATTCCATTCGGCGGGGGGATGATGCGCTGCATCGGAGCATCGTTCGCCACCATGGAGATGGATGTCACCCTGCGAACAATCTTGCGCGAATTCCGACTCGAACCGACTGATGCTCCCGACGAGCGGATCCACACACGCGGTGTCACTGTCGCCCCTGGCCGCGGCGGCCGACTGGTTGTACACCGACGTGGCGCCGAGACTGCGGGCGATGCCAGCGCGGCGCCGAGTCATAGGCACACTGCTACCTAG
- a CDS encoding PE-PPE domain-containing protein, protein MAASLCLLATPGASAAAEVVALPGPATVLTLGIVPGSNHDDLQGVVCQSPNTCEAVRYPSVFYPSGADPLNQKLQETSGLKIVYGYSQGGQVISAWMRKYAAAEDAPPADELLFVIIANGDRRYGGSNARSGYVMPETQYRVIDISRQYDFGSDYPNGEFNLLAMANAIAGFGSIHTDYESVDINDPANIVWTEGKTTYVFVPTEQLPLLRPLRMLGFGKLADELNGPLKEIIERGYNRDYLPKPVGPSDPAEPNPPAEPTEPAEPGEPTGPAEPTEPAEPAEPTEPAGPTEPVGPAAPAEPAEPTESAEPTKPAELANSVESSELAGQTREMTGLSDEEGGEPVVGRQSVTSFHKRDADAESSESDDSSRRALTRRSEKQRDASSDVSVSSTGSLDTDRESGDDSVQDNGS, encoded by the coding sequence GTGGCGGCGTCGCTCTGCTTGCTCGCCACCCCGGGTGCTTCTGCTGCAGCAGAGGTGGTTGCCTTGCCTGGACCGGCCACCGTCTTGACCCTGGGAATCGTTCCCGGCAGCAACCACGACGACCTGCAAGGCGTCGTGTGTCAGAGTCCCAACACATGTGAGGCTGTTAGGTATCCCTCGGTGTTCTATCCATCGGGCGCCGACCCGCTCAACCAGAAGTTGCAGGAGACGTCTGGCCTAAAGATTGTCTACGGTTACAGCCAAGGCGGCCAGGTGATCTCGGCTTGGATGCGCAAGTACGCCGCGGCAGAAGACGCACCCCCCGCGGACGAGTTGCTCTTTGTGATCATTGCCAACGGCGACAGGCGCTACGGTGGTTCGAACGCGAGGTCAGGGTACGTGATGCCCGAGACGCAGTATCGGGTCATCGATATCTCCCGCCAGTACGACTTCGGTTCCGACTACCCGAACGGCGAATTCAACCTACTCGCAATGGCGAACGCAATCGCAGGCTTCGGTTCGATTCACACTGACTATGAAAGTGTCGACATCAACGACCCCGCGAATATCGTTTGGACAGAAGGTAAAACGACGTACGTGTTTGTACCCACCGAGCAACTGCCGTTACTCCGTCCACTGCGGATGCTCGGATTCGGCAAACTGGCCGATGAGCTCAATGGCCCCTTGAAAGAGATCATCGAACGTGGTTACAACCGCGACTATCTGCCGAAACCAGTCGGTCCGAGCGACCCGGCCGAGCCGAACCCCCCCGCCGAGCCGACTGAGCCCGCGGAGCCGGGAGAACCGACTGGACCCGCGGAGCCGACTGAACCCGCGGAGCCGGCAGAACCGACTGAACCCGCCGGGCCGACTGAACCCGTGGGGCCAGCCGCACCTGCGGAACCGGCCGAACCGACTGAATCAGCCGAACCGACTAAACCGGCCGAACTGGCCAACTCCGTCGAGTCCAGTGAGCTGGCTGGGCAGACCAGGGAGATGACAGGATTGTCCGACGAGGAGGGCGGCGAACCGGTCGTCGGTCGGCAGTCGGTGACTTCCTTTCACAAGCGCGATGCCGACGCCGAAAGTTCGGAATCCGACGATTCCTCCCGCAGAGCTCTGACGCGACGGTCAGAAAAGCAACGTGACGCGTCGAGTGACGTGTCAGTGAGTTCGACCGGGTCGCTGGACACCGACCGCGAATCCGGTGACGACTCCGTTCAGGACAACGGCTCTTGA
- a CDS encoding PE-PPE domain-containing protein — protein MNRLKKGAVTVAALPMVLAGPLLAGPPTIAEAATGTLVGLFGSAPKFSSVNNSGSSVCPCRNIAYDFWPGQAGIADGVSALDHWIDTTWGYKSVVAFSKGTHSVLGWIRENADDRDAHSVRFLLLGSPETPGNNYPYEGHKGGSGLPETGDYDNVTFVVRQYDGVADAPWDKFNLLALLNASFSTHLSGYDELDLDNPDAVFVDPVTGASTLYFRTDVLPILAPIDWLTTDETMAQLDALLRPLIEAAYRRPVTIPDASAPLSVQATTVFSSSTVISEIPEGETVATPAPDDTTASDTAAHLPPSGGASDNTVRELSNAVSESDSAAEGEPAADPSKTDLNVEPVTGPALTQELPEVKDEEGEDFAPPEDSYSDGSETSEKPQAEAGSDTPQAAPSDSYSPPKDSDSGAGSAPPRTLHPKHRAPLNGSKIDSARSAGRSADGPGSSQSNADASQSTD, from the coding sequence GTGAACAGGCTGAAGAAGGGTGCCGTTACAGTAGCCGCACTTCCCATGGTGTTGGCGGGTCCGCTCCTTGCCGGGCCGCCAACGATCGCCGAGGCCGCTACCGGAACGTTGGTCGGACTGTTTGGCTCTGCGCCGAAGTTCAGTTCGGTCAACAACTCCGGTTCTTCGGTATGCCCGTGCCGAAACATTGCCTACGACTTCTGGCCGGGTCAGGCCGGCATCGCCGACGGCGTGTCCGCGCTGGATCATTGGATTGACACCACTTGGGGCTATAAGTCGGTGGTGGCTTTTTCGAAGGGCACGCACTCGGTGCTGGGGTGGATTCGTGAGAACGCGGACGACAGGGACGCGCATTCCGTTCGTTTCCTACTGTTGGGATCACCGGAAACGCCGGGAAACAACTATCCCTACGAAGGCCACAAAGGCGGTTCGGGACTCCCGGAGACAGGAGATTACGACAACGTCACCTTTGTGGTGCGCCAGTACGACGGTGTTGCCGATGCCCCATGGGACAAGTTCAATCTGCTGGCGTTGTTGAACGCGTCATTCAGCACTCACCTCAGTGGCTATGACGAGTTGGACCTGGACAACCCGGATGCGGTGTTTGTCGATCCGGTGACGGGGGCCAGCACCCTCTACTTCCGTACGGACGTCCTACCGATCCTTGCCCCGATCGACTGGCTGACCACCGACGAAACGATGGCACAGCTCGATGCACTACTTCGACCACTTATCGAAGCCGCTTATCGACGGCCTGTGACCATCCCCGACGCCTCCGCTCCGCTCAGCGTGCAAGCGACGACGGTGTTTTCGTCCTCGACCGTAATCAGCGAGATCCCCGAGGGCGAGACGGTCGCTACGCCCGCCCCAGACGACACGACCGCCAGCGATACCGCCGCCCATCTGCCGCCCTCCGGTGGAGCTTCCGACAACACAGTTCGTGAACTCTCGAACGCCGTCTCCGAGTCCGATTCAGCGGCCGAGGGCGAACCTGCAGCAGATCCCAGCAAGACTGATCTCAACGTCGAACCTGTAACAGGTCCCGCACTCACCCAGGAACTCCCCGAGGTGAAGGACGAGGAAGGAGAAGACTTCGCGCCCCCGGAGGACAGCTATAGCGATGGTTCGGAGACCTCGGAGAAGCCGCAGGCAGAAGCGGGGTCTGACACACCGCAGGCGGCGCCGTCCGACAGTTACTCTCCGCCGAAAGATTCCGACAGTGGTGCGGGATCGGCGCCCCCTAGGACGTTGCATCCCAAGCACCGCGCGCCTTTAAATGGGAGCAAGATCGACAGTGCGCGAAGCGCTGGCAGATCCGCAGATGGCCCTGGGTCGTCGCAGTCAAATGCCGACGCGTCTCAGTCGACCGACTGA
- a CDS encoding SDR family oxidoreductase, which yields MSSSVSGKVVLITGGASGIGAALATKLAEQRAVVWIADRQAAMGEELAARLTSSGAAAHALELDVRDSAAFEEAVAKVVETYGRIDYLFNNAGIGIGGEIDTFTVDDWNNIIDVNLRGVINGIQAAYPIMIRQGSGHIVNTASMAGLITMTAQAGYSATKHAVIALSNTLRLEAERYGIQVSVLCPGVVRTPILTGGRYGYNTTVSPENMLKLGERLRPASPDQFAERALPEVTRGRWIIVVPRFWKALWYLERLSPRLSMLLAKESLKRTRALAPGNG from the coding sequence ATGTCTTCGAGTGTTTCGGGAAAAGTAGTGCTGATCACTGGCGGTGCCTCGGGCATAGGTGCGGCGTTGGCAACAAAGCTGGCCGAGCAGCGTGCCGTCGTATGGATCGCGGATCGCCAGGCCGCCATGGGCGAAGAGCTAGCAGCACGATTGACTTCGTCCGGAGCGGCAGCGCACGCGCTTGAACTCGACGTCCGGGACTCTGCGGCATTTGAGGAGGCTGTTGCCAAAGTAGTCGAGACTTATGGGCGCATCGACTATCTGTTCAACAACGCCGGCATCGGCATCGGCGGTGAGATCGACACATTCACTGTCGATGATTGGAACAACATCATCGACGTGAATCTGCGCGGCGTCATCAACGGGATTCAGGCGGCATATCCAATCATGATCAGACAGGGGTCCGGACATATCGTCAACACCGCGTCCATGGCTGGCCTGATCACCATGACTGCCCAAGCGGGCTACTCGGCGACTAAACACGCTGTGATCGCGCTGTCCAACACACTGCGACTGGAGGCCGAGCGCTATGGAATTCAGGTATCTGTGCTGTGCCCAGGAGTGGTTCGCACCCCCATCCTGACCGGAGGCCGCTACGGGTACAACACGACGGTCAGCCCTGAGAACATGCTCAAGCTAGGTGAGAGGCTGCGGCCGGCATCACCGGATCAGTTCGCAGAGCGCGCGCTGCCTGAAGTGACGCGCGGCCGCTGGATCATCGTCGTGCCGCGATTCTGGAAGGCTCTTTGGTACCTGGAACGGCTGTCACCCAGACTTTCGATGCTCCTTGCCAAGGAGTCCCTAAAGCGCACTCGTGCCTTGGCACCCGGAAACGGCTGA
- a CDS encoding PE-PPE domain-containing protein produces the protein MGSAALVGASLIVAAPATPALTPPLPEEAKAQFSDVAVRLAANSIANIPTNLYRILMDSQKNQLDGLNAASESLEGSGNWWIYTPTNVLGWDHMDYAKAIGFTKLFTPIPEVAQAQADQLNAIMSRNFPMTQNCTGTPGPCADPFYFTAYFTTPPWEALFGYEYTFGDVFNTLDPSIEMPWSNQTVTYDPFGPGKALWEALTKDPVEGWAPERTYLLDQMEASERFWKAVYNSFNPFVEGTYCLPCQLLGVKGAPSSLPVASIFGNFYTYLDFGQEFTDQDWVGPHPEVPKPPTVKTLSLWTPEAWERIGRDAEVYFNWVFKGGPMPQTELEEPSVYPEVPDNTPPIPQGLAADLPPKVISVKGTELWPIDDALNGSVCDGSLGDCENLEYIRFLQEFSIRNGLQQLTAALADPGSGPATVFGYSEGSVIASRWLSNYSKALAKAQAEGGPTADVEGSPDRDDLHFILTGNPNRKYGGTRPAWYIERATPSDTKYTVLDVAREYDGAADWPDDPFNLLAVANAISGYFVVHPYYDEVDLENDEKTVFQEGNTTYVLVRTENLPMLQSLRAIGLNDFADELQSYLKPIIDRAYDRDYPGVIADPDAAQEAVDRAKAGLPPEEATADTLTLVANNEDASADSSDDTKKVTETAERKTNSLFSLDLPKDLENESDEVSTSSEVDGTLGDYDEGEPGGEQSPEEPTTETGTEGDSTDGSEESETAETPRKRFADPFKPFGSSKQRVLDSTESTKGESVGGETTKNNADTSKSPSNDPKGSNSDSKSSERDSKKDSNSDSKSSERDSKRDAA, from the coding sequence ATGGGCAGCGCAGCACTTGTGGGCGCGAGTTTGATCGTCGCCGCACCAGCGACGCCGGCGTTGACCCCGCCCCTTCCAGAGGAAGCCAAGGCACAGTTCAGCGATGTGGCGGTACGGCTTGCCGCTAACTCGATCGCCAACATCCCGACAAACCTCTACCGCATTCTGATGGACTCCCAAAAGAACCAGCTGGATGGACTCAACGCGGCTTCGGAATCGCTGGAGGGCTCCGGAAACTGGTGGATCTACACCCCCACAAACGTCCTGGGGTGGGACCACATGGACTACGCAAAGGCGATTGGTTTCACCAAGCTGTTCACGCCGATACCCGAGGTCGCGCAAGCACAGGCCGACCAGCTGAACGCAATCATGTCGCGCAATTTTCCGATGACACAGAATTGTACGGGCACTCCGGGCCCGTGCGCGGATCCTTTCTACTTCACCGCCTACTTCACCACGCCCCCGTGGGAAGCCCTCTTCGGCTACGAGTACACGTTTGGGGATGTGTTCAACACCCTCGACCCGTCGATCGAGATGCCCTGGTCCAATCAGACTGTCACGTACGATCCCTTCGGCCCGGGGAAGGCTCTGTGGGAGGCGCTGACCAAGGATCCCGTAGAGGGATGGGCGCCAGAGCGGACCTATCTGCTGGATCAGATGGAAGCCAGCGAGAGATTCTGGAAGGCGGTCTACAACTCGTTCAACCCCTTCGTTGAAGGCACCTACTGCCTGCCCTGCCAACTCCTCGGCGTGAAGGGTGCGCCGAGTTCGCTTCCGGTCGCGAGCATCTTCGGCAACTTCTACACCTACCTCGACTTCGGGCAGGAGTTCACCGACCAAGATTGGGTAGGACCCCATCCTGAGGTCCCGAAGCCCCCCACCGTCAAGACGCTCTCGCTGTGGACACCGGAGGCGTGGGAGCGTATCGGTCGGGACGCGGAGGTTTATTTCAACTGGGTCTTCAAGGGCGGGCCGATGCCGCAAACCGAGTTGGAGGAGCCCAGTGTTTATCCGGAGGTTCCGGATAACACCCCACCCATTCCGCAGGGGCTGGCGGCAGACTTGCCGCCAAAAGTGATCTCTGTGAAGGGGACCGAGCTATGGCCAATCGATGATGCTCTGAATGGATCGGTCTGCGACGGCAGTCTGGGCGATTGCGAAAATCTGGAGTACATCCGGTTCCTTCAAGAATTCAGCATCAGAAATGGTCTGCAGCAGCTCACCGCCGCTCTCGCCGATCCAGGGTCGGGGCCTGCGACGGTCTTCGGTTACTCGGAGGGATCGGTTATCGCGTCGCGGTGGCTGAGTAACTACTCGAAGGCACTCGCGAAAGCACAGGCTGAGGGCGGTCCGACCGCTGATGTCGAAGGCAGCCCGGACCGTGACGACCTTCACTTCATTCTGACCGGCAACCCGAACCGGAAGTACGGCGGAACGCGCCCCGCGTGGTACATCGAGCGGGCCACGCCTAGCGACACCAAATACACAGTTCTGGACGTGGCCAGGGAGTATGACGGTGCTGCCGATTGGCCGGACGATCCGTTCAATCTCCTCGCCGTTGCGAACGCCATCTCCGGATACTTCGTCGTGCACCCTTACTACGATGAAGTAGATCTGGAGAACGACGAGAAGACGGTGTTCCAGGAAGGCAACACCACTTACGTCCTGGTGCGGACCGAGAACCTGCCCATGCTGCAAAGTCTGCGAGCGATCGGGCTGAATGACTTTGCTGACGAGCTCCAGAGTTATCTGAAGCCAATCATCGATAGGGCATACGATCGCGATTATCCTGGTGTCATCGCTGATCCGGATGCTGCTCAAGAAGCGGTTGACAGGGCCAAAGCCGGCCTACCGCCGGAAGAGGCCACCGCAGATACCCTCACCCTCGTGGCAAACAACGAGGATGCCAGCGCCGATAGTTCTGACGACACCAAGAAGGTGACGGAAACGGCTGAGCGGAAAACCAATTCCCTGTTCTCCCTTGATTTGCCGAAGGATTTGGAGAACGAGTCGGACGAAGTCTCGACATCCTCCGAGGTCGACGGAACCCTCGGAGATTACGACGAGGGAGAGCCAGGAGGGGAACAGTCGCCCGAGGAGCCCACGACCGAAACCGGGACCGAAGGCGATTCGACGGACGGATCGGAAGAGTCGGAGACCGCCGAGACCCCCCGCAAGCGCTTTGCAGACCCGTTCAAGCCGTTCGGTTCTTCTAAGCAACGAGTCCTCGACTCTACGGAGTCGACGAAGGGGGAGTCTGTCGGAGGCGAGACCACCAAAAACAACGCCGACACCTCGAAGTCACCGAGCAACGACCCGAAGGGTTCCAACTCGGACAGCAAATCCTCAGAGCGGGACTCCAAGAAGGACTCCAACTCGGACAGCAAATCCTCAGAGCGGGACTCCAAGAGAGACGCGGCTTAA
- a CDS encoding SDR family NAD(P)-dependent oxidoreductase, with translation MDLHGAHVLLTGASGGIGCALAEAFAERGAQLTLTGRNAEVLDELGARVGGRSIVADLSEQCGLDQLLAQVGPLDVLIANAGVPASGQLSDYSVDQIDRALAVNLRAPIVLAKLVGQQMASRRCGHMVFMSSLSGKSASGHMALYNATKFGLRGFSTALRDDLRPYGVGVSTIFPGPIRDAGMIAETDVHIPRLGTRTTEAVAKATIHAVEENIAEVTVAPWSLRAATLLGSLAPELTSRLQRKTGGHTMMAAISRAQQHKR, from the coding sequence ATGGATCTGCACGGTGCACATGTCCTTCTCACGGGCGCCTCAGGCGGCATCGGTTGCGCGCTCGCGGAGGCCTTTGCCGAACGCGGGGCGCAGTTGACGCTCACCGGTCGGAATGCCGAAGTTCTGGATGAACTCGGCGCACGGGTCGGAGGCAGATCGATCGTGGCCGATCTGAGCGAACAGTGCGGGCTTGACCAATTGCTCGCCCAGGTCGGTCCGTTGGACGTACTCATTGCCAACGCGGGAGTTCCCGCGTCTGGCCAGTTGTCGGATTACTCGGTGGACCAGATCGACCGTGCGCTGGCAGTCAACCTTCGCGCTCCAATCGTCTTGGCTAAGCTCGTTGGCCAACAGATGGCTTCCCGAAGGTGTGGCCATATGGTGTTCATGTCCTCGCTGTCAGGTAAGTCGGCGTCGGGGCACATGGCGCTTTACAACGCTACGAAGTTTGGCCTCCGGGGATTCTCGACTGCGTTGCGTGATGACCTGCGCCCGTACGGCGTCGGCGTTTCGACGATCTTCCCGGGGCCGATAAGGGACGCGGGAATGATCGCCGAGACTGATGTGCACATCCCACGACTTGGCACTCGCACAACAGAGGCGGTCGCGAAAGCGACTATTCACGCAGTCGAAGAGAACATCGCTGAGGTGACTGTTGCGCCGTGGTCTCTGAGAGCCGCAACCCTCTTGGGTAGCTTGGCCCCCGAGTTGACGTCACGACTGCAGCGCAAGACCGGTGGCCATACGATGATGGCGGCGATCAGCCGGGCGCAGCAACACAAGCGGTGA
- a CDS encoding cutinase family protein: MLKTRVLGFVCAAVSMPFSMLPTGFAVPMASAEPCPDIEVIFARGTGAPPGLGWLGQAFVDSLRGKVGDRSVGAYGVNYPASFNFSASAPEGAADASGRVRWMADNCPDTRLVLGGNSQGAGAIDLITVDPKPLGRYIPTPMPPDVADNIAAVAVFGNPLRNVRGGGPLPQMSGVYGPKTIDLCALDDPFCSSGLNFPAHLSYVQNGMVETATDFVADRLR, translated from the coding sequence ATGTTGAAGACGCGGGTTCTTGGTTTTGTATGCGCAGCAGTGTCCATGCCGTTTTCGATGCTGCCCACCGGCTTCGCAGTGCCGATGGCTTCCGCGGAGCCATGTCCCGACATCGAAGTCATCTTCGCTCGCGGCACGGGTGCTCCCCCAGGACTGGGATGGTTGGGCCAGGCATTCGTCGACTCCTTGCGAGGCAAGGTCGGCGATCGTTCGGTTGGAGCCTACGGCGTTAATTACCCCGCAAGCTTTAACTTCAGCGCTTCGGCGCCAGAGGGCGCCGCGGATGCGTCCGGGAGGGTGCGTTGGATGGCAGATAACTGCCCTGACACTCGGCTCGTGCTCGGCGGCAATTCCCAAGGCGCCGGCGCTATCGACCTGATCACCGTGGACCCCAAGCCATTGGGTCGGTACATACCGACCCCGATGCCTCCTGATGTCGCAGACAACATAGCTGCGGTTGCCGTTTTCGGCAACCCTTTGCGTAATGTGCGGGGCGGCGGCCCGCTACCACAGATGAGTGGTGTTTATGGGCCCAAGACTATCGACCTCTGCGCTCTCGATGACCCGTTCTGTTCGTCTGGACTCAACTTTCCCGCGCACCTCTCCTATGTTCAGAATGGAATGGTCGAGACGGCAACAGATTTCGTTGCGGACAGGCTGCGCTAG
- a CDS encoding NAD(P)/FAD-dependent oxidoreductase, which translates to MNEPQFDAIIVGAGFGGMGAAIQLKKMGFEDILILDRESDLGGTWHVNHYPGLAVDIPSPTYSYWFEPNPNWSRLYAPGAELKAYADHVADKYDVRRHMRFESPVDGAHWDEDAKSWKVLLLAGDTLTARFLITATGYLSQPRKPDIPGIDDFTGRIVHSMDWDDSYSPDGERIGLIGTGATAVQLIPQLTKTAADLTVYQRTPIHVVPKLDFPIPMFLRRLFATLPLTHRAFRWSTDVNLEAMMILSVLNFKYFRQLNAGAAYLSQALRFVSIRDKKLRAQLTPDYDFGCKRPTYSNSYYRTLAKPHVHLQSSGIERIEADGIVACDGTKVEIDTLVLCTGFDLWEANIPAIEIIGRDARNLGKWWRDNGFQAYQGVTIPAFPNFLSLAGPYASSGLSYFNTMEYQMRHMDRLFGEVRRRNATTFEVTEDANARFRDRMSKMLDKTVFARGDCVRSRSYYFSPSGETLVRPASTSQTNRENDTFPLSDYAIV; encoded by the coding sequence ATGAATGAGCCGCAGTTCGACGCAATCATCGTGGGCGCCGGTTTCGGCGGAATGGGCGCGGCGATCCAGCTCAAGAAGATGGGGTTTGAAGACATCCTCATCCTGGATCGCGAAAGTGATCTAGGCGGAACTTGGCACGTCAACCACTATCCGGGATTAGCAGTCGACATCCCGTCCCCCACCTACTCTTATTGGTTTGAACCCAACCCCAACTGGTCGCGGCTCTACGCGCCCGGGGCTGAGCTCAAGGCGTACGCCGACCACGTGGCGGACAAGTACGACGTGCGTCGTCACATGCGTTTCGAGAGCCCGGTCGACGGCGCACACTGGGACGAGGACGCCAAGTCCTGGAAAGTGCTTCTCTTGGCAGGTGACACTTTGACTGCGCGATTCTTGATCACTGCCACGGGCTATCTGTCTCAACCCCGCAAACCTGATATCCCCGGGATAGACGATTTCACAGGCCGGATCGTCCACAGCATGGATTGGGACGACAGCTACTCACCCGACGGAGAGCGGATCGGATTGATCGGTACCGGCGCGACAGCAGTGCAGTTGATTCCGCAGCTCACCAAGACAGCCGCGGACCTCACCGTGTATCAACGCACTCCAATCCACGTCGTGCCGAAGCTCGACTTTCCTATCCCGATGTTTCTTCGTCGGCTATTCGCCACCCTTCCACTGACACATCGCGCATTCCGGTGGAGTACTGACGTGAATCTCGAGGCCATGATGATCCTGTCGGTACTGAATTTCAAGTACTTCCGGCAGTTGAATGCCGGGGCCGCCTACCTGTCTCAGGCGTTGCGGTTCGTTTCAATTCGAGACAAAAAGCTCCGTGCCCAGTTGACGCCGGACTACGACTTTGGGTGTAAGCGGCCCACGTATTCGAACTCGTACTACCGGACGCTCGCGAAGCCGCACGTGCATCTTCAGAGTTCCGGGATCGAACGCATCGAGGCCGATGGAATTGTCGCCTGCGACGGCACAAAAGTTGAGATCGACACCCTCGTTCTCTGCACCGGGTTCGACTTGTGGGAAGCGAACATACCGGCGATTGAGATTATCGGTCGGGACGCGCGGAACCTGGGAAAATGGTGGCGGGACAATGGCTTTCAAGCCTATCAGGGTGTGACGATTCCGGCATTTCCGAACTTTCTGAGCTTGGCGGGACCGTACGCGTCAAGTGGCCTCTCCTACTTCAACACGATGGAGTACCAGATGCGTCATATGGACCGCCTCTTCGGCGAGGTTCGACGACGTAACGCCACGACTTTTGAGGTTACCGAAGATGCCAACGCCCGATTCCGTGATCGGATGTCCAAGATGTTGGATAAGACGGTGTTTGCTCGCGGCGATTGTGTCCGATCGAGGTCTTACTACTTCAGCCCGAGTGGCGAGACACTGGTACGACCAGCTTCGACAAGTCAGACCAACCGCGAGAACGATACGTTCCCATTGAGCGACTACGCGATCGTATAA